In Meles meles chromosome 13, mMelMel3.1 paternal haplotype, whole genome shotgun sequence, the DNA window TAATGGGTAGTATGGAATTTATTTTACTGGGAAAGGCTTATTTGTTGCAACTgtgtacaaaatattttaaataagatatagttatttaaatttaaaattacatgctGCCTTATTTTGTATATACAAGATGAATTTTCAAATGGATCATGATTTAAGTGTTAAAGAAAATAACACCATGAGAGAACATGAAGATaaaattgaatcttttttttttttttactttctttctgaaGAGGACATTCTAAGGGAAATGTGGCagaaaaattatgataaaatgaATGTCTTGATAAAATTTAATGTTCTGCAGTATAAAAACAGCATTAAAATGGCAACCTGAGGCAAATATCTTTGCAGCAAATAAGATAAGTACTAGTTTTCATAATTCATAAACATATACTTGAAATCAAAAATCAAAGAGATACAACCTAAtgtgacagaaaagaaatatatgaaacagGGAATACATAAGCATGCAAACAGAAATGACATATGGACACCCTTATTCCAGGTGTGGAACATTAGAACAATCAAATGTGAATTTTCCCTCAAGCAGTTATAAAAGATCATTCACAAGGCTAGGAGGATCTAGAAATATAGGCACCTTCATCCaccctggggtggggcagggagaagggataTCCTTTAAGAGAAATTTggtgaaagtaaaaaaaagttgacccagaaatttcacttctaggaatttatccttcaTATCTACTTATATGTATTCATAATAATAATGCTCTAATGCTCATTACAACATTAAAATAACATGGCTTTGTAAGCAATCTAATAGACCATCAAATGGGAACTAGTTGTCACATGTCCATAAAACAATATAAGTATTAAAGGTCATGATGTAAGTCTATACGTATTGATCTGGAATTATATTGAAGATGTATAGATATAAACAGAAAATGTCAGAATACCTTTATAAaattctctcattcatttttaaaaagatatatatgccCTTGTATTAGGTTTAACATTATAAAACTACTGACAGTTGACTTTTTGACTCATAAAAGTGGCAATTTCAGAGAGTTCAGCCTAATATATAAAAGACATTTCTGGGTGTGCAAGCACCTCAGGTACAGCATCGTAAACAGCAAAACAGTTCCCACCCACTCACCTGCCTGTTGGTTATATGATGGCCCGCACTATGGAACCAGTGGCAAAGAAGATCTTTAAAGGAGTTTTAGTCGTTGAACTCTTAGGCGTTTTTGgagcatattttttatttaataagatgAACACAAGCCAAGATTTCAGGCAAACGATGAACAAGAAATTTCCCTTCATCTTGGAAGTTTATTACAAATCCATTGAACAGTCTGGAATGTATGGAGTCAGAGAGCAAGATCAAGAAAAATGGCTGAATAGCAAAAATTAGGACCAGTCATCGCGTTCAGCCTCCCATCTAAGCTGTTTGTGACCTTtgtgagggaaaagaaagatgagCACACCACATTGTGGACTCCTGgccccacagaagaaaacagaaacttctGGTCTTCCATGGCTCAGTCATTTCCCATCTATTATGCAAATCCCCT includes these proteins:
- the LOC123954885 gene encoding protein CEBPZOS-like; its protein translation is MMARTMEPVAKKIFKGVLVVELLGVFGAYFLFNKMNTSQDFRQTMNKKFPFILEVYYKSIEQSGMYGVREQDQEKWLNSKN